From a region of the Paenibacillus segetis genome:
- a CDS encoding alkaline phosphatase family protein, with amino-acid sequence MKSMTEQTAMAKHLIVISYDAFSEDQWETASHLPNLSRLIKNGAYSNILKSVYPTLTYVVHTTIATGVYPDKHGIHHNNPLQPFVKEEEQSWFWFRNDIKVPTIYDAAREHNLSTAGILWPVSGKSAIQYNIPEIRAINNENQALKILKSGSPLYCIEMELKYGRVRKGIEQPYLDDFTTKCAVDTIKRKKPNLLMMHMIDLDDAKHVYGTDSNEVKQVITRMDKRLGDILQAVDEAGIKDDTIFLILGDHGQFNVRYKVHLNNLLQEKGLIYEENGEMKWRAYFQCGGGSAYLHIKQGDVEAEQLALAVIRDDMKDEASGIEELYARDELDHLHVGQTTKYMLEAKRGYCFDESMDEPTIVDLDKQGVKYATHGYSPDKDDYRCNVVVSGNKVKNDYHIGDIKMVDIAPTMAKILGIDFNHCDGRSLDEIFIF; translated from the coding sequence ATGAAATCAATGACAGAACAAACGGCAATGGCCAAACATCTGATCGTCATCTCCTACGATGCCTTTTCAGAAGATCAATGGGAAACGGCAAGCCATCTTCCAAACTTATCGAGATTAATTAAAAACGGAGCGTATAGCAATATATTGAAAAGTGTGTATCCCACGCTCACTTATGTGGTGCACACTACAATTGCAACCGGCGTATACCCGGATAAACATGGCATACATCACAATAATCCGCTTCAGCCGTTTGTTAAGGAAGAGGAGCAAAGCTGGTTCTGGTTTAGAAATGATATCAAGGTGCCCACGATTTACGATGCTGCGCGCGAACATAACCTGAGCACAGCCGGAATCCTATGGCCGGTATCCGGTAAATCCGCAATCCAATACAATATACCTGAAATCAGAGCCATTAATAACGAAAATCAAGCACTGAAGATATTGAAAAGTGGGAGTCCCTTATACTGTATCGAAATGGAGCTGAAATACGGACGGGTTCGCAAAGGGATCGAGCAGCCCTATCTGGATGACTTCACGACCAAGTGTGCAGTAGACACGATTAAACGCAAAAAGCCCAATCTTCTCATGATGCATATGATTGATTTGGATGATGCTAAGCATGTGTATGGAACTGACAGCAACGAAGTGAAGCAGGTCATCACGCGTATGGATAAACGGTTAGGCGATATTTTGCAGGCAGTGGATGAAGCCGGTATAAAGGATGATACGATTTTTTTGATTTTGGGAGACCATGGACAGTTCAATGTTAGGTACAAAGTACATTTGAACAATCTTTTGCAGGAAAAAGGGCTGATCTATGAAGAAAACGGTGAAATGAAGTGGAGAGCTTACTTTCAGTGTGGAGGCGGATCGGCTTATCTACATATCAAACAGGGGGATGTAGAAGCCGAACAATTAGCATTAGCTGTGATTCGGGATGATATGAAAGATGAAGCTTCTGGCATAGAGGAATTGTATGCTAGAGATGAACTGGATCATCTTCATGTGGGTCAAACAACAAAGTATATGCTTGAAGCTAAGCGAGGTTATTGTTTCGATGAGAGCATGGATGAACCAACGATTGTCGATTTGGACAAGCAAGGCGTTAAATATGCGACGCATGGCTATTCTCCCGATAAAGACGATTATAGATGCAACGTAGTTGTCTCCGGAAATAAGGTTAAAAATGACTATCATATCGGGGATATTAAAATGGTAGATATAGCCCCTACGATGGCAAAAATTTTAGGGATTGATTTTAATCATTGTGACGGAAGGTCTTTAGATGAAATTTTCATTTTCTAA
- a CDS encoding MFS transporter translates to MKLSKEEKSWILYDCGNSAYSMAVTTALLPIVFGMFSNVNNSMDLGYFNSIASILVAILSPILGTIADYKDKKKRFFVFFTLIGVLATASLAFVAPASGQWQLLIVFYILSVIGFAGANIFYDSFLVDITTDDRMDKVSSKGFAFGYIASVIPFGISLILILFMGMDKSIGYQIGFIITALWWGLLTMPMIKDVQQRYYIEPEPKPIMNSFKRLGDTFKNVRQHKVVFVFLIAYFLYIDGVDTIIKMVVPYATSILGADALDTFSLLGILLIIQIVAFPCAIIYGNLAKKYSARTMIIVGIFTYIISCIAAYFITSIWHIFILGALIGSAQGGIQALSRSYYAKIIPKEKSNEFFGFYNIFGKFAAIVGPAVMSLTTTLTGNAKFSILAIIPLFIIGFFVFITLPKEQPEHDDRQGVTL, encoded by the coding sequence ATGAAACTAAGCAAAGAGGAAAAATCATGGATTTTATATGACTGCGGTAATTCGGCCTATTCCATGGCGGTTACAACTGCTTTACTGCCTATCGTATTTGGGATGTTTTCGAATGTTAACAACAGCATGGATTTAGGGTATTTTAATTCGATTGCAAGTATTCTGGTGGCTATCCTTAGTCCGATTTTAGGGACGATTGCAGATTACAAGGATAAGAAAAAGCGCTTCTTCGTATTTTTTACTTTGATCGGTGTGCTGGCTACGGCTTCGCTGGCTTTCGTTGCACCTGCGAGTGGACAGTGGCAGTTATTGATTGTATTTTATATTTTGTCAGTCATAGGCTTTGCGGGAGCCAATATTTTTTATGACTCGTTTCTGGTGGATATAACCACTGACGATAGGATGGATAAGGTATCCTCAAAAGGTTTTGCTTTTGGATATATCGCCAGCGTCATTCCATTTGGTATCAGTCTAATATTGATTCTCTTTATGGGGATGGATAAATCGATCGGTTATCAGATTGGATTTATAATCACTGCCCTTTGGTGGGGATTGTTGACCATGCCTATGATCAAGGATGTGCAGCAGAGATATTATATTGAGCCTGAACCAAAACCGATTATGAATAGCTTTAAAAGACTGGGAGACACATTCAAGAATGTCAGACAGCATAAAGTGGTATTTGTTTTTTTAATTGCCTACTTTCTCTATATAGATGGGGTAGATACAATTATTAAAATGGTAGTACCCTATGCCACATCGATTCTGGGTGCGGATGCCTTAGACACCTTCAGCTTACTGGGAATTTTACTAATTATCCAGATCGTCGCATTTCCGTGTGCCATTATTTATGGTAATCTAGCTAAAAAATACTCAGCGAGAACGATGATTATCGTAGGAATTTTTACATACATCATTTCCTGTATCGCGGCTTACTTTATCACTTCAATTTGGCATATATTTATTCTAGGTGCATTAATTGGTTCTGCTCAGGGGGGAATTCAGGCGCTTAGCAGGTCTTATTATGCGAAGATTATTCCTAAGGAAAAATCCAATGAATTCTTTGGCTTTTACAATATCTTTGGCAAGTTTGCGGCGATTGTTGGTCCTGCGGTGATGTCTTTAACAACAACCTTAACAGGCAATGCAAAATTTAGTATTTTAGCGATTATCCCACTATTTATTATTGGATTTTTCGTATTTATAACTTTACCTAAAGAGCAGCCTGAACATGATGATAGACAAGGGGTAACCTTATGA
- a CDS encoding metallophosphoesterase: MSKGWFKINRQVKPTRRRSLLSRLQPKRSFNPKATPKIIEFAVVGDSHVGYGNSSSIFSKLLPKVVSSGNKKFIIFGGDNTQAGANHGNNADAYYTDFKNTVTSTLGSIPYKASIGNWEASTQSLFTTYLGAVAGKLNFPGTQAKVKYVWLDCALGKFTPASLSLLRNLDDQHYYIIDFHWPLKVSGITVDPSHVLSAAETSKFFAAIPTKVRDNVLAIFTHHGHKFYRKLNNIYPGYTKTKFFVCGCSGDYKCKPNGERGYYNGTLTINGATFSVDAFKVSVT; the protein is encoded by the coding sequence ATTTCAAAGGGGTGGTTCAAGATAAACAGGCAGGTAAAGCCCACAAGAAGAAGGAGTCTTCTCTCTAGACTTCAACCTAAACGCAGCTTTAATCCTAAAGCGACACCCAAGATCATAGAATTTGCGGTTGTTGGTGATAGTCATGTAGGGTATGGGAATAGTTCAAGCATTTTTAGTAAGCTTTTGCCTAAAGTAGTGAGCAGTGGGAATAAAAAGTTTATTATTTTTGGGGGAGATAATACACAAGCGGGAGCAAATCATGGAAATAACGCGGATGCTTACTATACGGACTTTAAGAATACGGTGACAAGCACACTCGGGAGCATCCCTTATAAAGCTTCTATCGGAAATTGGGAGGCAAGTACTCAGTCTTTATTTACAACATATTTAGGGGCTGTTGCTGGGAAATTGAATTTCCCGGGAACACAAGCAAAGGTGAAGTACGTATGGCTCGATTGTGCACTTGGAAAGTTCACTCCAGCTAGTTTAAGTTTGTTAAGAAATTTGGATGATCAGCATTATTATATTATTGATTTTCATTGGCCCTTGAAAGTGAGCGGGATTACGGTTGATCCTAGTCATGTGTTAAGTGCAGCGGAGACCAGTAAGTTTTTTGCGGCCATTCCTACAAAGGTGAGAGATAACGTGCTAGCGATTTTTACGCATCACGGGCATAAATTCTACCGGAAACTGAATAACATCTATCCTGGTTACACCAAGACTAAATTTTTTGTTTGTGGATGTTCTGGAGATTATAAATGCAAGCCAAATGGTGAGCGGGGCTACTACAATGGTACATTGACTATCAATGGGGCAACGTTCAGTGTCGATGCTTTTAAGGTGAGTGTCACCTAG